A stretch of Methylogaea oryzae DNA encodes these proteins:
- a CDS encoding non-ribosomal peptide synthetase: MRREESPPSPAVAEPKDMVALLQFRAAAAPEQNAYVFLGDGESVTDKLSFAELDRRARAIAARLQEAGLAGERALLLYPAGLDFIAAFFGCLYAGTVAVPAYPPTRQHRGRLLAVLADAAPAAVLTTAALAAKLPGTLEDVAAAAALRWLATDLPAEGAAPSWRPPALQADSLAFLQYTSGSTADPKGVMVSHGNLAANQRAIRDAFGHTERSTVMGWLPLYHDMGLIGNVLQPLYVGATAVLMPPMAFLEKPVRWLRAVADHGAATSGGPDFAYELCVRKVTAEQKRGLDLSGWRLAFDGSEPVRSVTLERFVEAFEPCGFRRQSFFPCYGLAEATLFVTGKPYRRPEEAAAVSCGATQPGHGLLIVDPASGEVRGDHHVGEVWITGPSVAQGYWNRPEESAAIFRARPQGWQGPQTYLRTGDLGYMAGDELVVAGRIKDLIILRGRNVYPQDIELALTEGVAGLRPGGCVAFPVERDGEERVAVVAELAREALREADYEGIFAAMRQTLAENCDVAAAELALAQPGTVPKTSSGKIRRQPAKQAYLDGTLPLLAGSGGLAAQTAQALPAGGEGDADLRLLRQALAAVPAPLRPQLIAGFMRAKTANLLGVGEAALADDRSLSALGMDSLKRVELKYAVDRLLGADAPLSLFFSDRSLADLAEALAAGQGEAAAGGEGAAAPATRLSYAQHAMWTVQQMAPDDIGYNLHLALRIAGPLDADRLRQAFDRLWARHAMLRTVYRTDGETVAQQALAPQHAPACFAAVDACGWPAAQLQQRMAEEARRPFDLAQGPLYRAVLYVHGDAAHTLLLCAHHIALDLWSLLQLLQELKTVYQALAAGREPELPSLAAGYGDFVAWQSIHLAGPAGEAAWRYWRDRLDGELPLLALPTDRPRPGTPDCRGASVALRLDGAESKALRALAKEQGVTLFTLLLATYKTLLHRYTHQDDIIVGVPTSGRGQARFAPVVGNMVNPLPLRTRPKPGQTFADYLAQVRDAWLEAAEHQDYPFSLLVERLQPERGDGRWPIYQTLFVLQQAQSGVEEGFAQLALGESGAPRLWGEWSVMPIAVHPRVENFDLKLMAADCADGLLFSFQYRSDLFDEASVARLAGHYRRLLRGIAAAPGQRLGELPLLTEEERRDLAGWNATRVDYPAGRCLHQLFEDQAGKTPDAEALVFEDRRLSYRQLNERANRLARSLLERGVEPGSAVGIGAQRSLELVVGLLGILKAGCAYVPLAPDYPAERLAAMAEDAGVGLILTQPRFIDRYVWFDGAVAALAADPAGDGSANPDLAVADDALAYVLFTSGSTGRPKGVAIPHGGICNRLRWMQDYFGLEPGEAVLQKTPYTFDVSVWEFFWPLLAGSRLILAGPDDHKDPDRLIDLIERHGVTTVHFVPSMLDAFLAAPDLARCGALRRVICSGEAVSVALQKRFFRHLGARFFNLYGPTEASVDVTAWECSPDGDVLSVPIGRPVANTAIHLLDEGLNPVPVGVAGELHIGGAQLAWGYLNRPELTAERFVPNPHGEAGSRLYKTGDLARYRPDGAVEYLGRIDHQVKIRGFRIELGEIEARLMAHPQVREAAVIAREDAPGDRRLAAYVVAATEAPPETEALRAFLLETLPDYMVPSAFVMLESLPLSSNGKLDRKALPAPDMARRFADRYAAPRDAVEAEWARIWAEVLRLERVGIHDNFFELGGDSILSIQVATRARQAGLAATPRLIFQHQTVAALAEALRLADPRQDEAEGQGGDEPTGADRHPLFPLAELSRQEIDRLSSRHGDLQDLYPLTPMQEGLLFHTLLYPRSGIYLMQDGYDIDGEVDAAAFRGAWQGVIDHHPILRTSFYWDTQQRPHQLVHGGIQAPFELFDWRGTTDAEQSARLARLLQRERDQGLPFDQAPLLRLRLFRLGEARYRFVRSYHHILLDEWCTSEIFGHFLANYEALAGGRALPSWRSRPFRDYIAWLGRQNGRRDEAFWQRELGGFSEPTPLAVDNGAAENALVAGAMEDAVSRLSEADTAALAALAQRCRVTPNTLLQAAWALLLSQYSGRREVLYGVTVAGRPAELPGVEHILGLFINSLPLRVDIAPQTRVEDFLRALFQKNLELRQYEHTSLLQIQSWLGLPHNRPLFESLLVFENAPIDPALLDGRRGLDIRYRHSRTHTNYPITVVVIPGPALHLQITYQRERFSAVAVERMLGHFRRLLEAMIRRPQARLSELSPLTAAELDWIGRHVGEAGEPEPLGDFVARFEAQAAATPDAVAVACQGRQLDYRELNRRADRLAAPLAALGVGRDTLVALLEPRGIDFLVMMLAVFKAGGAYLPLDPDHPRRRLAEILRESRVRHILSGAAWADDLRRELEEAGEGGVAVHSMDALLAASVPGRPPAGPADPSQLAYVIYTSGSTGAPKGAMVERRGMLNNLLSKIPAMDLRASDVVAQTASQCFDISVWQFLTALLCGARVEILPDSVVRDPNRLLQQLSQRGVTVLEAVPSLMRAMLDASGAGADLSRLRWLLPTGEALPPALCRQWMERYPRMGLLNAYGPAECSDDVAYHFVASPPDEATTVMPIGRPVANLRLHLLDPWLRPVPAGIPGELCVAGVGVGRGYLNRPELTADRFVPDPFAVAPGQRLYRSGDLARYREDGEIEFLGRLDHQVKIRGYRVELGEIEAQLLRHPQVKQAVATAPEDRSGARRLTAYVAMESEARRDGSCGDALREFLRETLPDYMVPSVIMPLERLPLTPNGKIDRKALPEPEAPERELVAPRNAGEEILAGLWQEVLGVEQVGVTDNFFDLGGHSLLAVQLLARIHGEFGVELSLLSLFEAPTVERLALLVETALIEKLAGLSEDEAQCLLEETVAEEAL; this comes from the coding sequence ATGCGCCGAGAGGAATCGCCGCCGTCCCCCGCCGTTGCCGAACCCAAGGATATGGTCGCGCTGTTGCAGTTTCGCGCCGCCGCCGCGCCGGAGCAAAACGCTTATGTTTTTCTGGGAGACGGCGAATCCGTCACGGATAAACTCAGTTTCGCCGAGCTGGACCGGCGCGCCCGCGCCATCGCCGCCCGTTTGCAGGAGGCGGGACTGGCGGGCGAGCGCGCCTTGCTGCTGTATCCGGCCGGCTTGGATTTCATCGCGGCGTTTTTCGGCTGCCTTTACGCCGGCACCGTGGCGGTGCCGGCTTATCCGCCCACCCGCCAGCACCGGGGGCGTTTGCTGGCGGTGCTGGCGGACGCCGCTCCGGCGGCGGTGCTGACCACGGCGGCGCTGGCGGCCAAATTGCCGGGGACGCTGGAGGACGTCGCTGCGGCGGCCGCCCTGCGATGGCTGGCGACGGACCTGCCGGCCGAAGGGGCGGCGCCGTCGTGGCGGCCACCGGCGCTGCAGGCGGACAGCCTGGCTTTCCTGCAATACACCTCCGGTTCCACCGCCGATCCCAAGGGCGTCATGGTCAGCCACGGCAACCTGGCGGCCAACCAGCGCGCCATTCGCGACGCTTTCGGCCATACGGAGCGTTCCACCGTGATGGGATGGTTGCCGCTGTACCACGACATGGGGCTGATCGGTAACGTGTTGCAGCCGTTGTACGTGGGCGCCACGGCAGTGCTGATGCCGCCCATGGCCTTCCTGGAAAAACCGGTGCGCTGGCTGCGCGCCGTCGCCGATCATGGCGCCGCCACCTCCGGCGGACCGGATTTCGCCTACGAATTGTGCGTGCGCAAGGTGACGGCGGAACAGAAGCGGGGCTTGGACTTGAGCGGCTGGCGGCTGGCGTTCGACGGCTCGGAACCGGTGCGCAGCGTGACCCTGGAACGGTTCGTCGAGGCTTTCGAGCCGTGCGGCTTCCGCCGGCAAAGCTTTTTCCCTTGTTACGGCCTGGCCGAGGCGACCTTGTTCGTGACCGGTAAGCCGTACCGCCGGCCCGAGGAGGCCGCCGCCGTCAGCTGCGGCGCGACCCAGCCCGGCCACGGCCTGCTTATCGTCGATCCGGCCAGCGGCGAGGTGCGCGGCGACCACCACGTCGGCGAGGTATGGATCACCGGCCCCAGCGTGGCGCAAGGGTATTGGAACCGGCCCGAGGAGTCGGCGGCCATATTCCGCGCCCGGCCGCAAGGATGGCAAGGGCCGCAGACCTATTTGCGCACCGGCGACCTGGGCTATATGGCCGGCGACGAACTGGTGGTGGCCGGCCGCATCAAGGACCTCATCATCCTGCGCGGCCGCAACGTCTATCCCCAAGACATCGAACTGGCCCTCACCGAAGGCGTGGCCGGCCTGCGTCCCGGCGGCTGCGTGGCGTTCCCGGTGGAGCGCGACGGCGAGGAGCGCGTGGCGGTGGTGGCGGAGCTGGCCCGCGAGGCCCTGCGCGAGGCCGATTACGAAGGGATTTTCGCCGCCATGCGGCAAACGCTGGCGGAAAACTGCGACGTGGCCGCCGCCGAACTGGCGCTGGCCCAGCCCGGCACGGTACCCAAGACCTCCAGCGGCAAAATCCGCCGCCAGCCCGCCAAGCAGGCCTATCTGGACGGCACGCTACCGCTGCTGGCCGGCTCCGGCGGCTTGGCCGCGCAAACCGCGCAGGCCTTGCCCGCCGGCGGCGAGGGCGATGCGGACCTGCGGTTGCTGCGACAGGCGTTGGCGGCGGTGCCGGCGCCGTTGCGTCCCCAATTGATCGCGGGCTTCATGCGCGCCAAAACGGCGAACTTGCTGGGCGTCGGCGAAGCCGCCCTGGCGGACGACCGCTCGCTATCGGCCTTGGGCATGGATTCGCTCAAGCGGGTGGAGCTGAAATACGCCGTAGACCGTTTGCTGGGCGCGGACGCGCCGCTATCGCTGTTTTTCTCCGACCGCAGTTTGGCCGACTTGGCCGAGGCGCTGGCGGCGGGGCAGGGCGAAGCGGCGGCCGGGGGCGAGGGCGCGGCGGCGCCCGCCACCCGCTTGTCCTACGCCCAACACGCCATGTGGACCGTGCAGCAAATGGCCCCCGACGACATCGGCTACAACCTGCATCTGGCATTGCGCATCGCCGGACCGCTGGACGCGGACCGCTTGCGGCAAGCGTTCGACCGGCTGTGGGCGCGCCACGCCATGTTGCGCACGGTGTATCGCACCGACGGCGAAACCGTGGCGCAACAGGCGCTGGCGCCGCAGCACGCGCCGGCGTGTTTCGCCGCCGTCGACGCGTGCGGCTGGCCCGCCGCGCAGCTGCAGCAGCGCATGGCGGAGGAAGCGCGCCGGCCGTTCGACCTGGCGCAAGGACCGCTGTACCGCGCCGTCCTCTACGTCCACGGCGACGCCGCTCACACCCTATTGCTGTGCGCCCATCACATCGCGCTGGATTTGTGGTCGCTGTTGCAACTGTTGCAGGAGCTGAAAACCGTTTACCAAGCCCTGGCGGCCGGCCGCGAGCCGGAGTTGCCGAGCCTGGCCGCCGGTTACGGCGATTTCGTCGCCTGGCAATCGATCCACCTAGCCGGGCCGGCCGGCGAGGCCGCCTGGCGCTATTGGCGCGACCGCTTGGACGGCGAGCTGCCGTTGCTGGCCTTGCCCACCGACCGTCCCCGTCCCGGTACGCCCGATTGCCGAGGGGCTTCCGTGGCGTTGCGGCTCGACGGCGCCGAGAGCAAGGCCTTGCGCGCCTTGGCCAAGGAACAGGGCGTCACCCTGTTCACCCTGTTGCTGGCGACCTACAAAACGCTGCTGCACCGCTATACCCACCAGGACGACATCATCGTCGGCGTGCCCACCAGCGGGCGCGGCCAGGCGCGCTTCGCGCCGGTGGTGGGCAATATGGTCAACCCGCTGCCCCTGCGCACCCGGCCCAAGCCGGGACAGACTTTCGCCGACTACCTGGCGCAAGTTCGCGACGCCTGGCTGGAGGCTGCCGAGCACCAGGATTATCCCTTCTCCCTGCTGGTGGAGCGGCTGCAGCCGGAGCGCGGCGACGGCCGCTGGCCCATCTACCAGACCCTGTTCGTCTTGCAGCAGGCCCAGTCCGGCGTCGAAGAAGGCTTCGCGCAACTGGCCCTGGGCGAAAGCGGCGCGCCGCGTTTATGGGGCGAATGGAGCGTGATGCCCATCGCCGTCCATCCTCGGGTGGAGAATTTCGACCTGAAATTGATGGCGGCGGACTGCGCCGACGGTTTGCTGTTTTCGTTCCAATACCGCAGCGATTTGTTCGACGAAGCCAGCGTGGCGCGCTTGGCCGGCCACTACCGCCGCTTGCTGCGAGGCATCGCCGCCGCGCCTGGGCAAAGGCTGGGCGAACTGCCGTTGCTGACGGAGGAAGAACGGCGCGATCTGGCCGGCTGGAACGCCACGCGGGTGGACTATCCGGCCGGCCGCTGCCTGCACCAATTGTTCGAGGATCAAGCCGGCAAAACCCCCGACGCCGAGGCCCTGGTGTTCGAGGACCGGCGGCTCAGCTACCGGCAGCTGAACGAACGGGCCAACCGTTTGGCCCGCTCCCTGTTGGAGCGAGGCGTCGAGCCGGGCTCGGCGGTCGGCATCGGCGCCCAGCGCTCCCTGGAACTGGTGGTCGGCCTGCTCGGCATATTGAAGGCCGGCTGCGCTTACGTGCCGCTGGCCCCGGACTATCCCGCCGAGCGCCTGGCCGCCATGGCCGAGGACGCCGGCGTGGGGCTGATCCTGACCCAGCCCCGTTTCATCGACCGTTACGTTTGGTTCGACGGCGCCGTGGCGGCGCTGGCGGCCGATCCGGCCGGCGATGGTTCGGCCAATCCGGATCTCGCCGTGGCCGACGACGCCCTGGCCTATGTGCTGTTCACCTCCGGCTCCACCGGCCGCCCCAAAGGCGTGGCCATTCCCCACGGCGGCATCTGCAACCGCCTGCGGTGGATGCAGGACTATTTCGGGTTGGAGCCGGGCGAAGCGGTGCTGCAAAAAACCCCTTACACCTTCGATGTGTCCGTGTGGGAGTTTTTCTGGCCGCTGCTGGCGGGCAGCCGCTTGATCCTGGCCGGGCCCGACGACCATAAGGACCCGGACCGGTTGATCGACCTGATCGAGCGGCACGGGGTCACCACCGTGCATTTCGTGCCGTCCATGCTCGACGCCTTCCTCGCCGCCCCGGACTTGGCGCGTTGCGGCGCGTTGCGGCGGGTGATCTGCAGCGGCGAGGCGGTGAGCGTGGCGCTGCAAAAGCGGTTTTTCCGCCACCTGGGCGCCCGGTTCTTCAACCTGTACGGGCCGACGGAGGCCTCCGTCGACGTTACCGCTTGGGAGTGCTCGCCGGACGGCGACGTACTGTCCGTGCCCATCGGCCGGCCGGTGGCCAACACCGCCATCCATTTGCTGGACGAAGGCTTAAACCCGGTGCCGGTGGGCGTTGCCGGCGAACTGCACATCGGCGGCGCGCAGCTCGCTTGGGGCTATCTCAACCGGCCGGAGCTGACGGCGGAGCGCTTCGTGCCCAATCCCCACGGCGAGGCGGGCAGCCGCTTGTACAAAACCGGCGACCTGGCCCGCTACCGGCCCGACGGCGCCGTCGAATACCTGGGGCGCATCGACCACCAGGTGAAAATTCGCGGCTTCCGCATCGAACTGGGCGAGATCGAGGCGCGCCTCATGGCCCATCCGCAAGTGCGGGAAGCGGCGGTGATCGCCCGCGAGGACGCGCCGGGTGACAGGCGCCTGGCCGCCTACGTGGTGGCCGCGACGGAAGCGCCGCCGGAGACGGAAGCGCTGCGCGCCTTCCTGCTGGAAACCCTGCCGGACTACATGGTGCCGTCGGCCTTCGTCATGCTGGAATCCTTGCCCCTGTCCTCCAACGGCAAGCTGGACCGCAAAGCGCTGCCGGCGCCGGACATGGCGCGGCGCTTCGCCGACCGCTACGCGGCGCCGCGCGATGCCGTCGAAGCGGAATGGGCGCGTATCTGGGCGGAAGTGCTGCGGCTGGAGCGGGTCGGCATCCACGACAATTTTTTCGAGCTGGGGGGCGATTCCATCCTCAGCATCCAGGTGGCGACCCGCGCCCGCCAGGCCGGATTGGCGGCGACGCCCCGCTTGATTTTCCAACACCAAACCGTCGCCGCCCTGGCCGAGGCGCTGCGCCTCGCCGATCCCCGGCAGGACGAGGCCGAAGGGCAGGGCGGCGATGAGCCGACGGGAGCGGACCGGCACCCGTTGTTCCCCCTGGCGGAACTGAGCCGCCAGGAAATCGACCGGCTGTCGTCCCGCCACGGCGACCTGCAGGACCTCTATCCGCTCACGCCCATGCAGGAAGGGCTGCTGTTCCACACGCTGCTGTACCCCCGTTCGGGCATCTACCTGATGCAGGATGGCTACGACATCGACGGCGAGGTGGACGCGGCCGCGTTCCGCGGCGCTTGGCAGGGCGTGATCGATCACCATCCCATCCTGCGTACCTCATTCTATTGGGACACGCAGCAGCGGCCCCACCAGCTGGTGCACGGCGGCATCCAGGCGCCGTTCGAGTTGTTCGATTGGCGCGGGACGACGGACGCCGAGCAGTCGGCGCGATTGGCCCGGCTGCTGCAGCGGGAGCGGGATCAAGGCTTGCCTTTCGATCAAGCGCCGCTGCTGCGCCTGCGCCTGTTCCGCCTGGGCGAGGCGCGCTACCGCTTCGTGCGCAGCTACCATCACATCCTGCTGGACGAGTGGTGCACGTCGGAAATCTTCGGCCATTTCCTGGCCAACTACGAAGCCCTGGCCGGGGGGCGGGCCCTGCCATCCTGGCGGTCGCGGCCGTTCCGCGATTACATCGCCTGGCTGGGGCGGCAAAACGGCCGCCGGGACGAAGCGTTCTGGCAACGGGAACTGGGCGGCTTTTCCGAGCCCACGCCCCTGGCCGTCGACAACGGCGCCGCGGAAAACGCGCTGGTGGCCGGCGCCATGGAAGACGCGGTCAGCCGGTTGTCGGAGGCGGACACCGCCGCCCTGGCCGCCTTGGCGCAGCGCTGCCGGGTAACGCCGAATACTTTGCTGCAGGCGGCCTGGGCCTTGCTGCTGAGCCAGTACAGCGGCCGCCGCGAAGTGCTCTACGGCGTCACCGTCGCCGGCCGTCCCGCCGAACTGCCGGGGGTGGAGCACATCCTCGGCCTGTTCATCAACAGCCTGCCGTTGCGCGTCGACATCGCGCCGCAGACGCGGGTGGAGGATTTCCTGCGCGCCTTGTTCCAGAAAAACCTGGAGCTGCGCCAATACGAGCACACCTCCCTGTTGCAGATTCAGTCCTGGCTCGGCTTGCCCCATAACCGGCCGTTGTTCGAAAGCCTCTTGGTGTTCGAAAACGCCCCCATCGACCCGGCGCTGCTGGACGGCCGCCGCGGGCTGGACATCCGTTACCGCCACAGCCGCACCCACACCAACTATCCCATCACGGTGGTGGTGATTCCCGGCCCCGCGCTGCATTTGCAGATCACCTACCAGCGGGAGCGTTTCTCCGCCGTTGCCGTGGAGCGCATGCTGGGGCATTTCCGCCGCTTGCTGGAAGCCATGATCCGCCGGCCGCAGGCCCGCTTGAGCGAGCTGTCGCCCCTGACGGCGGCGGAGTTGGACTGGATCGGGCGCCACGTCGGCGAAGCGGGGGAGCCCGAACCCCTGGGCGATTTCGTCGCGCGTTTCGAGGCGCAGGCGGCGGCGACGCCGGACGCCGTGGCGGTGGCCTGCCAGGGCCGCCAATTGGACTACCGCGAGCTGAACCGCCGCGCCGACCGGCTGGCCGCTCCCTTGGCGGCGCTGGGGGTGGGCCGCGATACCCTGGTCGCCCTGCTGGAGCCGCGCGGCATCGACTTCCTGGTGATGATGCTGGCGGTGTTCAAGGCCGGCGGCGCCTATCTGCCCCTCGACCCGGACCATCCGCGCCGGCGGCTGGCGGAAATCCTGCGGGAAAGCCGGGTTCGCCACATCCTGTCCGGCGCCGCTTGGGCGGACGACTTGCGCCGCGAGCTGGAGGAGGCGGGCGAGGGCGGGGTGGCGGTGCATTCCATGGATGCGCTGCTGGCGGCGTCCGTTCCGGGGCGCCCGCCCGCCGGGCCGGCCGATCCGTCCCAGCTGGCCTACGTCATCTACACCTCCGGTTCCACCGGCGCGCCCAAGGGCGCCATGGTGGAACGGCGCGGCATGCTCAATAACTTGCTCAGCAAGATTCCCGCCATGGATTTGCGCGCCAGCGACGTCGTCGCGCAAACCGCGTCGCAGTGTTTCGACATTTCCGTTTGGCAATTCCTGACGGCGTTGCTGTGCGGGGCGCGGGTGGAAATCCTGCCGGACAGCGTCGTGCGCGACCCCAACCGGCTGCTGCAGCAGCTGTCACAGCGCGGCGTGACCGTGCTGGAGGCGGTGCCTTCCCTGATGCGCGCCATGCTGGACGCGTCCGGCGCCGGCGCCGACCTGTCGCGCCTGCGCTGGCTGCTGCCCACCGGCGAGGCGTTGCCCCCGGCCCTTTGCCGCCAGTGGATGGAGCGCTATCCGCGCATGGGGCTGCTCAACGCCTACGGCCCGGCGGAGTGTTCGGACGACGTGGCCTACCACTTCGTCGCCTCCCCGCCGGACGAGGCGACTACGGTGATGCCCATCGGCCGCCCGGTGGCGAATCTGCGCCTGCACTTGCTCGACCCCTGGCTGCGGCCGGTGCCGGCGGGGATTCCCGGTGAGTTGTGCGTGGCGGGCGTGGGCGTCGGGCGCGGCTACCTCAACCGGCCGGAGCTGACCGCCGACCGTTTCGTGCCCGATCCTTTCGCCGTGGCGCCCGGCCAGCGGTTGTACCGCAGCGGCGACTTGGCCCGTTACCGCGAAGACGGCGAAATCGAATTCCTCGGCCGCCTGGACCACCAGGTGAAAATCCGCGGCTACCGGGTCGAGCTGGGGGAGATCGAAGCGCAGTTGCTGCGCCATCCCCAGGTCAAGCAGGCCGTGGCGACGGCGCCGGAGGACCGCAGCGGCGCCCGGCGGTTGACGGCTTACGTGGCGATGGAAAGCGAGGCGCGGCGCGACGGGTCTTGCGGCGACGCGTTGCGGGAGTTCCTGAGAGAGACCCTGCCGGACTACATGGTGCCGTCGGTGATCATGCCGCTGGAGCGGTTGCCGTTGACCCCCAACGGCAAAATCGACCGTAAGGCCTTGCCGGAGCCGGAAGCGCCCGAGCGGGAGCTCGTCGCCCCGCGCAATGCGGGCGAGGAAATCCTGGCCGGACTGTGGCAGGAGGTGCTGGGCGTCGAGCAGGTGGGCGTCACCGACAACTTCTTCGACCTGGGCGGGCATTCGCTGCTGGCAGTGCAGCTGCTGGCGCGCATTCACGGCGAGTTCGGCGTGGAGCTGTCCCTGCTGAGCCTGTTCGAAGCCCCCACGGTGGAGCGTTTGGCCCTGCTGGTCGAAACGGCGCTCATCGAAAAATTGGCCGGGCTGTCGGAGGACGAAGCCCAATGCCTGCTGGAAGAAACCGTCGCCGAGGAGGCGTTGTAG
- a CDS encoding MbtH family protein: MSWENDDDATVYQVVINHEEQYSIWPEYKEIPLGWTALDKAGSKQECLDYIKAAWTDIRPLSLRRQMAEDAS; the protein is encoded by the coding sequence ATGTCCTGGGAAAACGATGACGACGCCACGGTTTACCAAGTGGTGATCAATCATGAGGAACAATATTCGATTTGGCCGGAATACAAGGAGATACCCTTGGGCTGGACGGCTTTGGACAAGGCCGGCAGCAAGCAGGAGTGCCTCGACTACATCAAGGCGGCGTGGACCGATATACGTCCGCTCAGCCTGCGCCGGCAAATGGCCGAAGACGCGAGTTGA